A stretch of Canis lupus familiaris isolate Mischka breed German Shepherd chromosome 11, alternate assembly UU_Cfam_GSD_1.0, whole genome shotgun sequence DNA encodes these proteins:
- the HNRNPH1 gene encoding heterogeneous nuclear ribonucleoprotein H isoform X6 codes for MMLGTEGGEGFVVKVRGLPWSCSADEVQRFFSDCKIQNGAQGIRFIYTREGRPSGEAFVELESEDEVKLALKKDRETMGHRYVEVFKSNNVEMDWVLKHTGPNSPDTANDGFVRLRGLPFGCSKEEIVQFFSGLEIVPNGITLPVDFQGRSTGEAFVQFASQEIAEKALKKHKERIGHRYIEIFKSSRAEVRTHYDPPRKLMAMQRPGPYDRPGAGRGYNSIGRGAGFERMRRGAYGGGYGGYDDYNGYNDGYGFGSDRFGRDLNYCFSGMSDHRYGDGGSTFQSTTGHCVHMRGLPYRATENDIYNFFSPLNPVRVHIEIGPDGRVTGEADVEFATHEDAVAAMSKDKANMQHRYVELFLNSTAGASGGAYGSQMLGGMGLSNQSSYGGPASQQLSGGYGGGYGGQSSMSGYDQVLQENSSDFQSNIA; via the exons ATGATGTTGGGCACCGAAGGCGGAGAGGGGTTCGTGGTGAAGGTCCGGGGCTTGCCCTGGTCTTGCTCGGCGGATGAAGTGCAGCGTTTTTTTTCTG ACTGCAAAATTCAAAATGGGGCTCAAGGTATTCGTTTCATCTACACCAGAGAAGGCAGACCGAGTGGCGAGGCTTTTGTTGAACTTGAATCAGAAGATGAAGTCAAATTGGCCctgaaaaaagacagagaaactaTGGGACACAGATATGTTGAAG TATTCAAGTCAAACAACGTTGAAATGGATTGGGTGTTGAAGCATACTGGTCCAAATAGTCCTGACACGGCCAATGATGGCTTTGTACGGCTTAGAGGACTCCCCTTTGGATGTAGCAAGGAAGAAATTGTTCAGTTCTTCTCAG GGTTGGAAATCGTGCCAAATGGGATAACATTGCCGGTGGACTTCCAGGGGAGGAGTACGGGGGAGGCCTTCGTGCAGTTTGCTTCACAGGAAATAGCTGAAAAGGCTCTaaagaaacacaaggaaagaaTAGGGCACAG GTATATCGAAATCTTTAAGAGCAGTCGAGCTGAAGTTAGAACTCACTATGATCCACCACGAAAGCTTATGGCCATGCAGCGGCCAGGTCCCTATGACAGACCTGGAGCTGGCAGAGGGTATAACAGCATTGGCAGGGGAGCTGGCTTTGAACGGATGAGGCGTGGTGCTTATGGTGGAG GTTATGGAGGCTATGATGATTATAATGGCTATAATGATGGCTATGGATTTGGGTCCGATAGATTTGGAAGAG ACCTCAATTACTGTTTTTCAGGAATGTCTGATCACAGATATGGGGATGGTGGCTCTACTTTCCAGAGCACAACAGGACATTGTGTACACATGCGGGGATTACCTTACAGAGCTACTGAGAATGACATTTATAAT tttttttcacCGCTTAACCCTGTGAGAGTACATATTGAAATTGGTCCTGATGGCAGAGTAACTGGTGAAGCAGATGTCGAGTTTGCAACTCATGAAGATGCTGTGGCAGCTATGTcaaaagacaaagcaaatatGC aacACAGATATGTAGAACTCTTCTTGAATTCTACAGCAGGAGCAAGCGGTGGTGCTTACGGTAGCCAAATGCTAGGAGGCATGGGTTTGT CAAACCAGTCCAGTTATGGTGGCCCAGCCAGTCAGCAGCTGAGTGGTGGTTATGGAGGCGGCTATGGCGGCCAGAGCAGCATGAGTGGATATG ACCAAGTTTTACAGGAAAACTCCAGTGATTTTCAATCAAACATTGCATag
- the HNRNPH1 gene encoding heterogeneous nuclear ribonucleoprotein H isoform X4 — MMLGTEGGEGFVVKVRGLPWSCSADEVQRFFSDCKIQNGAQGIRFIYTREGRPSGEAFVELESEDEVKLALKKDRETMGHRYVEVFKSNNVEMDWVLKHTGPNSPDTANDGFVRLRGLPFGCSKEEIVQFFSGLEIVPNGITLPVDFQGRSTGEAFVQFASQEIAEKALKKHKERIGHRYIEIFKSSRAEVRTHYDPPRKLMAMQRPGPYDRPGAGRGYNSIGRGAGFERMRRGAYGGGYGGYDDYNGYNDGYGFGSDRFGRDLNYCFSGMSDHRYGDGGSTFQSTTGHCVHMRGLPYRATENDIYNFFSPLNPVRVHIEIGPDGRVTGEADVEFATHEDAVAAMSKDKANMQHRYVELFLNSTAGASGGAYEHRYVELFLNSTAGASGGAYGSQMMGGMGLSNQSSYGGPASQQLSGGYGGGYGGQSSMSGYDQVLQENSSDFQSNIA; from the exons ATGATGTTGGGCACCGAAGGCGGAGAGGGGTTCGTGGTGAAGGTCCGGGGCTTGCCCTGGTCTTGCTCGGCGGATGAAGTGCAGCGTTTTTTTTCTG ACTGCAAAATTCAAAATGGGGCTCAAGGTATTCGTTTCATCTACACCAGAGAAGGCAGACCGAGTGGCGAGGCTTTTGTTGAACTTGAATCAGAAGATGAAGTCAAATTGGCCctgaaaaaagacagagaaactaTGGGACACAGATATGTTGAAG TATTCAAGTCAAACAACGTTGAAATGGATTGGGTGTTGAAGCATACTGGTCCAAATAGTCCTGACACGGCCAATGATGGCTTTGTACGGCTTAGAGGACTCCCCTTTGGATGTAGCAAGGAAGAAATTGTTCAGTTCTTCTCAG GGTTGGAAATCGTGCCAAATGGGATAACATTGCCGGTGGACTTCCAGGGGAGGAGTACGGGGGAGGCCTTCGTGCAGTTTGCTTCACAGGAAATAGCTGAAAAGGCTCTaaagaaacacaaggaaagaaTAGGGCACAG GTATATCGAAATCTTTAAGAGCAGTCGAGCTGAAGTTAGAACTCACTATGATCCACCACGAAAGCTTATGGCCATGCAGCGGCCAGGTCCCTATGACAGACCTGGAGCTGGCAGAGGGTATAACAGCATTGGCAGGGGAGCTGGCTTTGAACGGATGAGGCGTGGTGCTTATGGTGGAG GTTATGGAGGCTATGATGATTATAATGGCTATAATGATGGCTATGGATTTGGGTCCGATAGATTTGGAAGAG ACCTCAATTACTGTTTTTCAGGAATGTCTGATCACAGATATGGGGATGGTGGCTCTACTTTCCAGAGCACAACAGGACATTGTGTACACATGCGGGGATTACCTTACAGAGCTACTGAGAATGACATTTATAAT tttttttcacCGCTTAACCCTGTGAGAGTACATATTGAAATTGGTCCTGATGGCAGAGTAACTGGTGAAGCAGATGTCGAGTTTGCAACTCATGAAGATGCTGTGGCAGCTATGTcaaaagacaaagcaaatatGC aacACAGATATGTAGAACTCTTCTTGAATTCTACAGCAGGAGCAAGCGGTGGTGCTTACG aACACAGATATGTAGAACTCTTCTTGAATTCTACAGCAGGAGCAAGCGGTGGTGCTTATGGTAGCCAAATGATGGGAGGCATGGGCTTGT CAAACCAGTCCAGTTATGGTGGCCCAGCCAGTCAGCAGCTGAGTGGTGGTTATGGAGGCGGCTATGGCGGCCAGAGCAGCATGAGTGGATATG ACCAAGTTTTACAGGAAAACTCCAGTGATTTTCAATCAAACATTGCATag
- the HNRNPH1 gene encoding heterogeneous nuclear ribonucleoprotein H isoform X3 translates to MMLGTEGGEGFVVKVRGLPWSCSADEVQRFFSDCKIQNGAQGIRFIYTREGRPSGEAFVELESEDEVKLALKKDRETMGHRYVEVFKSNNVEMDWVLKHTGPNSPDTANDGFVRLRGLPFGCSKEEIVQFFSGLEIVPNGITLPVDFQGRSTGEAFVQFASQEIAEKALKKHKERIGHRYIEIFKSSRAEVRTHYDPPRKLMAMQRPGPYDRPGAGRGYNSIGRGAGFERMRRGAYGGGYGGYDDYNGYNDGYGFGSDRFGRDLNYCFSGMSDHRYGDGGSTFQSTTGHCVHMRGLPYRATENDIYNFFSPLNPVRVHIEIGPDGRVTGEADVEFATHEDAVAAMSKDKANMQHRYVELFLNSTAGASGGAYGSQMLGGMGLSNQSSYGGPASQQLSGGYGGGYGGQSSMSGYGSQGAVSSSYYSSGSRASMGVNGMGGMSSMSSMSGGWGM, encoded by the exons ATGATGTTGGGCACCGAAGGCGGAGAGGGGTTCGTGGTGAAGGTCCGGGGCTTGCCCTGGTCTTGCTCGGCGGATGAAGTGCAGCGTTTTTTTTCTG ACTGCAAAATTCAAAATGGGGCTCAAGGTATTCGTTTCATCTACACCAGAGAAGGCAGACCGAGTGGCGAGGCTTTTGTTGAACTTGAATCAGAAGATGAAGTCAAATTGGCCctgaaaaaagacagagaaactaTGGGACACAGATATGTTGAAG TATTCAAGTCAAACAACGTTGAAATGGATTGGGTGTTGAAGCATACTGGTCCAAATAGTCCTGACACGGCCAATGATGGCTTTGTACGGCTTAGAGGACTCCCCTTTGGATGTAGCAAGGAAGAAATTGTTCAGTTCTTCTCAG GGTTGGAAATCGTGCCAAATGGGATAACATTGCCGGTGGACTTCCAGGGGAGGAGTACGGGGGAGGCCTTCGTGCAGTTTGCTTCACAGGAAATAGCTGAAAAGGCTCTaaagaaacacaaggaaagaaTAGGGCACAG GTATATCGAAATCTTTAAGAGCAGTCGAGCTGAAGTTAGAACTCACTATGATCCACCACGAAAGCTTATGGCCATGCAGCGGCCAGGTCCCTATGACAGACCTGGAGCTGGCAGAGGGTATAACAGCATTGGCAGGGGAGCTGGCTTTGAACGGATGAGGCGTGGTGCTTATGGTGGAG GTTATGGAGGCTATGATGATTATAATGGCTATAATGATGGCTATGGATTTGGGTCCGATAGATTTGGAAGAG ACCTCAATTACTGTTTTTCAGGAATGTCTGATCACAGATATGGGGATGGTGGCTCTACTTTCCAGAGCACAACAGGACATTGTGTACACATGCGGGGATTACCTTACAGAGCTACTGAGAATGACATTTATAAT tttttttcacCGCTTAACCCTGTGAGAGTACATATTGAAATTGGTCCTGATGGCAGAGTAACTGGTGAAGCAGATGTCGAGTTTGCAACTCATGAAGATGCTGTGGCAGCTATGTcaaaagacaaagcaaatatGC aacACAGATATGTAGAACTCTTCTTGAATTCTACAGCAGGAGCAAGCGGTGGTGCTTACGGTAGCCAAATGCTAGGAGGCATGGGTTTGT CAAACCAGTCCAGTTATGGTGGCCCAGCCAGTCAGCAGCTGAGTGGTGGTTATGGAGGCGGCTATGGCGGCCAGAGCAGCATGAGTGGATATG GCAGCCAAGGAGCAGTGAGCAGCAGCTACTACAGTAGTGGAAGCCGTGCATCTATGGGAGTGAACGGAATGGGAGGGATGTCTAGCATGTCCAGTATGAGTGGTGGATGGGGAATGTAA
- the HNRNPH1 gene encoding heterogeneous nuclear ribonucleoprotein H isoform X1: MMLGTEGGEGFVVKVRGLPWSCSADEVQRFFSDCKIQNGAQGIRFIYTREGRPSGEAFVELESEDEVKLALKKDRETMGHRYVEVFKSNNVEMDWVLKHTGPNSPDTANDGFVRLRGLPFGCSKEEIVQFFSGLEIVPNGITLPVDFQGRSTGEAFVQFASQEIAEKALKKHKERIGHRYIEIFKSSRAEVRTHYDPPRKLMAMQRPGPYDRPGAGRGYNSIGRGAGFERMRRGAYGGGYGGYDDYNGYNDGYGFGSDRFGRDLNYCFSGMSDHRYGDGGSTFQSTTGHCVHMRGLPYRATENDIYNFFSPLNPVRVHIEIGPDGRVTGEADVEFATHEDAVAAMSKDKANMQHRYVELFLNSTAGASGGAYEHRYVELFLNSTAGASGGAYGSQMMGGMGLSNQSSYGGPASQQLSGGYGGGYGGQSSMSGYGSQGAVSSSYYSSGSRASMGVNGMGGMSSMSSMSGGWGM, encoded by the exons ATGATGTTGGGCACCGAAGGCGGAGAGGGGTTCGTGGTGAAGGTCCGGGGCTTGCCCTGGTCTTGCTCGGCGGATGAAGTGCAGCGTTTTTTTTCTG ACTGCAAAATTCAAAATGGGGCTCAAGGTATTCGTTTCATCTACACCAGAGAAGGCAGACCGAGTGGCGAGGCTTTTGTTGAACTTGAATCAGAAGATGAAGTCAAATTGGCCctgaaaaaagacagagaaactaTGGGACACAGATATGTTGAAG TATTCAAGTCAAACAACGTTGAAATGGATTGGGTGTTGAAGCATACTGGTCCAAATAGTCCTGACACGGCCAATGATGGCTTTGTACGGCTTAGAGGACTCCCCTTTGGATGTAGCAAGGAAGAAATTGTTCAGTTCTTCTCAG GGTTGGAAATCGTGCCAAATGGGATAACATTGCCGGTGGACTTCCAGGGGAGGAGTACGGGGGAGGCCTTCGTGCAGTTTGCTTCACAGGAAATAGCTGAAAAGGCTCTaaagaaacacaaggaaagaaTAGGGCACAG GTATATCGAAATCTTTAAGAGCAGTCGAGCTGAAGTTAGAACTCACTATGATCCACCACGAAAGCTTATGGCCATGCAGCGGCCAGGTCCCTATGACAGACCTGGAGCTGGCAGAGGGTATAACAGCATTGGCAGGGGAGCTGGCTTTGAACGGATGAGGCGTGGTGCTTATGGTGGAG GTTATGGAGGCTATGATGATTATAATGGCTATAATGATGGCTATGGATTTGGGTCCGATAGATTTGGAAGAG ACCTCAATTACTGTTTTTCAGGAATGTCTGATCACAGATATGGGGATGGTGGCTCTACTTTCCAGAGCACAACAGGACATTGTGTACACATGCGGGGATTACCTTACAGAGCTACTGAGAATGACATTTATAAT tttttttcacCGCTTAACCCTGTGAGAGTACATATTGAAATTGGTCCTGATGGCAGAGTAACTGGTGAAGCAGATGTCGAGTTTGCAACTCATGAAGATGCTGTGGCAGCTATGTcaaaagacaaagcaaatatGC aacACAGATATGTAGAACTCTTCTTGAATTCTACAGCAGGAGCAAGCGGTGGTGCTTACG aACACAGATATGTAGAACTCTTCTTGAATTCTACAGCAGGAGCAAGCGGTGGTGCTTATGGTAGCCAAATGATGGGAGGCATGGGCTTGT CAAACCAGTCCAGTTATGGTGGCCCAGCCAGTCAGCAGCTGAGTGGTGGTTATGGAGGCGGCTATGGCGGCCAGAGCAGCATGAGTGGATATG GCAGCCAAGGAGCAGTGAGCAGCAGCTACTACAGTAGTGGAAGCCGTGCATCTATGGGAGTGAACGGAATGGGAGGGATGTCTAGCATGTCCAGTATGAGTGGTGGATGGGGAATGTAA
- the HNRNPH1 gene encoding heterogeneous nuclear ribonucleoprotein H isoform X5, whose protein sequence is MMLGTEGGEGFVVKVRGLPWSCSADEVQRFFSDCKIQNGAQGIRFIYTREGRPSGEAFVELESEDEVKLALKKDRETMGHRYVEVFKSNNVEMDWVLKHTGPNSPDTANDGFVRLRGLPFGCSKEEIVQFFSGLEIVPNGITLPVDFQGRSTGEAFVQFASQEIAEKALKKHKERIGHRYIEIFKSSRAEVRTHYDPPRKLMAMQRPGPYDRPGAGRGYNSIGRGAGFERMRRGAYGGGYGGYDDYNGYNDGYGFGSDRFGRDLNYCFSGMSDHRYGDGGSTFQSTTGHCVHMRGLPYRATENDIYNFFSPLNPVRVHIEIGPDGRVTGEADVEFATHEDAVAAMSKDKANMQHRYVELFLNSTAGASGGAYEHRYVELFLNSTAGASGGAYANQSSYGGPASQQLSGGYGGGYGGQSSMSGYDQVLQENSSDFQSNIA, encoded by the exons ATGATGTTGGGCACCGAAGGCGGAGAGGGGTTCGTGGTGAAGGTCCGGGGCTTGCCCTGGTCTTGCTCGGCGGATGAAGTGCAGCGTTTTTTTTCTG ACTGCAAAATTCAAAATGGGGCTCAAGGTATTCGTTTCATCTACACCAGAGAAGGCAGACCGAGTGGCGAGGCTTTTGTTGAACTTGAATCAGAAGATGAAGTCAAATTGGCCctgaaaaaagacagagaaactaTGGGACACAGATATGTTGAAG TATTCAAGTCAAACAACGTTGAAATGGATTGGGTGTTGAAGCATACTGGTCCAAATAGTCCTGACACGGCCAATGATGGCTTTGTACGGCTTAGAGGACTCCCCTTTGGATGTAGCAAGGAAGAAATTGTTCAGTTCTTCTCAG GGTTGGAAATCGTGCCAAATGGGATAACATTGCCGGTGGACTTCCAGGGGAGGAGTACGGGGGAGGCCTTCGTGCAGTTTGCTTCACAGGAAATAGCTGAAAAGGCTCTaaagaaacacaaggaaagaaTAGGGCACAG GTATATCGAAATCTTTAAGAGCAGTCGAGCTGAAGTTAGAACTCACTATGATCCACCACGAAAGCTTATGGCCATGCAGCGGCCAGGTCCCTATGACAGACCTGGAGCTGGCAGAGGGTATAACAGCATTGGCAGGGGAGCTGGCTTTGAACGGATGAGGCGTGGTGCTTATGGTGGAG GTTATGGAGGCTATGATGATTATAATGGCTATAATGATGGCTATGGATTTGGGTCCGATAGATTTGGAAGAG ACCTCAATTACTGTTTTTCAGGAATGTCTGATCACAGATATGGGGATGGTGGCTCTACTTTCCAGAGCACAACAGGACATTGTGTACACATGCGGGGATTACCTTACAGAGCTACTGAGAATGACATTTATAAT tttttttcacCGCTTAACCCTGTGAGAGTACATATTGAAATTGGTCCTGATGGCAGAGTAACTGGTGAAGCAGATGTCGAGTTTGCAACTCATGAAGATGCTGTGGCAGCTATGTcaaaagacaaagcaaatatGC aacACAGATATGTAGAACTCTTCTTGAATTCTACAGCAGGAGCAAGCGGTGGTGCTTACG aACACAGATATGTAGAACTCTTCTTGAATTCTACAGCAGGAGCAAGCGGTGGTGCTTATG CAAACCAGTCCAGTTATGGTGGCCCAGCCAGTCAGCAGCTGAGTGGTGGTTATGGAGGCGGCTATGGCGGCCAGAGCAGCATGAGTGGATATG ACCAAGTTTTACAGGAAAACTCCAGTGATTTTCAATCAAACATTGCATag
- the HNRNPH1 gene encoding heterogeneous nuclear ribonucleoprotein H isoform X2: protein MMLGTEGGEGFVVKVRGLPWSCSADEVQRFFSDCKIQNGAQGIRFIYTREGRPSGEAFVELESEDEVKLALKKDRETMGHRYVEVFKSNNVEMDWVLKHTGPNSPDTANDGFVRLRGLPFGCSKEEIVQFFSGLEIVPNGITLPVDFQGRSTGEAFVQFASQEIAEKALKKHKERIGHRYIEIFKSSRAEVRTHYDPPRKLMAMQRPGPYDRPGAGRGYNSIGRGAGFERMRRGAYGGGYGGYDDYNGYNDGYGFGSDRFGRDLNYCFSGMSDHRYGDGGSTFQSTTGHCVHMRGLPYRATENDIYNFFSPLNPVRVHIEIGPDGRVTGEADVEFATHEDAVAAMSKDKANMQHRYVELFLNSTAGASGGAYEHRYVELFLNSTAGASGGAYANQSSYGGPASQQLSGGYGGGYGGQSSMSGYGSQGAVSSSYYSSGSRASMGVNGMGGMSSMSSMSGGWGM from the exons ATGATGTTGGGCACCGAAGGCGGAGAGGGGTTCGTGGTGAAGGTCCGGGGCTTGCCCTGGTCTTGCTCGGCGGATGAAGTGCAGCGTTTTTTTTCTG ACTGCAAAATTCAAAATGGGGCTCAAGGTATTCGTTTCATCTACACCAGAGAAGGCAGACCGAGTGGCGAGGCTTTTGTTGAACTTGAATCAGAAGATGAAGTCAAATTGGCCctgaaaaaagacagagaaactaTGGGACACAGATATGTTGAAG TATTCAAGTCAAACAACGTTGAAATGGATTGGGTGTTGAAGCATACTGGTCCAAATAGTCCTGACACGGCCAATGATGGCTTTGTACGGCTTAGAGGACTCCCCTTTGGATGTAGCAAGGAAGAAATTGTTCAGTTCTTCTCAG GGTTGGAAATCGTGCCAAATGGGATAACATTGCCGGTGGACTTCCAGGGGAGGAGTACGGGGGAGGCCTTCGTGCAGTTTGCTTCACAGGAAATAGCTGAAAAGGCTCTaaagaaacacaaggaaagaaTAGGGCACAG GTATATCGAAATCTTTAAGAGCAGTCGAGCTGAAGTTAGAACTCACTATGATCCACCACGAAAGCTTATGGCCATGCAGCGGCCAGGTCCCTATGACAGACCTGGAGCTGGCAGAGGGTATAACAGCATTGGCAGGGGAGCTGGCTTTGAACGGATGAGGCGTGGTGCTTATGGTGGAG GTTATGGAGGCTATGATGATTATAATGGCTATAATGATGGCTATGGATTTGGGTCCGATAGATTTGGAAGAG ACCTCAATTACTGTTTTTCAGGAATGTCTGATCACAGATATGGGGATGGTGGCTCTACTTTCCAGAGCACAACAGGACATTGTGTACACATGCGGGGATTACCTTACAGAGCTACTGAGAATGACATTTATAAT tttttttcacCGCTTAACCCTGTGAGAGTACATATTGAAATTGGTCCTGATGGCAGAGTAACTGGTGAAGCAGATGTCGAGTTTGCAACTCATGAAGATGCTGTGGCAGCTATGTcaaaagacaaagcaaatatGC aacACAGATATGTAGAACTCTTCTTGAATTCTACAGCAGGAGCAAGCGGTGGTGCTTACG aACACAGATATGTAGAACTCTTCTTGAATTCTACAGCAGGAGCAAGCGGTGGTGCTTATG CAAACCAGTCCAGTTATGGTGGCCCAGCCAGTCAGCAGCTGAGTGGTGGTTATGGAGGCGGCTATGGCGGCCAGAGCAGCATGAGTGGATATG GCAGCCAAGGAGCAGTGAGCAGCAGCTACTACAGTAGTGGAAGCCGTGCATCTATGGGAGTGAACGGAATGGGAGGGATGTCTAGCATGTCCAGTATGAGTGGTGGATGGGGAATGTAA
- the HNRNPH1 gene encoding heterogeneous nuclear ribonucleoprotein H isoform X7: protein MAMQRPGPYDRPGAGRGYNSIGRGAGFERMRRGAYGGGYGGYDDYNGYNDGYGFGSDRFGRDLNYCFSGMSDHRYGDGGSTFQSTTGHCVHMRGLPYRATENDIYNFFSPLNPVRVHIEIGPDGRVTGEADVEFATHEDAVAAMSKDKANMQHRYVELFLNSTAGASGGAYEHRYVELFLNSTAGASGGAYGSQMMGGMGLSNQSSYGGPASQQLSGGYGGGYGGQSSMSGYGSQGAVSSSYYSSGSRASMGVNGMGGMSSMSSMSGGWGM, encoded by the exons ATGGCCATGCAGCGGCCAGGTCCCTATGACAGACCTGGAGCTGGCAGAGGGTATAACAGCATTGGCAGGGGAGCTGGCTTTGAACGGATGAGGCGTGGTGCTTATGGTGGAG GTTATGGAGGCTATGATGATTATAATGGCTATAATGATGGCTATGGATTTGGGTCCGATAGATTTGGAAGAG ACCTCAATTACTGTTTTTCAGGAATGTCTGATCACAGATATGGGGATGGTGGCTCTACTTTCCAGAGCACAACAGGACATTGTGTACACATGCGGGGATTACCTTACAGAGCTACTGAGAATGACATTTATAAT tttttttcacCGCTTAACCCTGTGAGAGTACATATTGAAATTGGTCCTGATGGCAGAGTAACTGGTGAAGCAGATGTCGAGTTTGCAACTCATGAAGATGCTGTGGCAGCTATGTcaaaagacaaagcaaatatGC aacACAGATATGTAGAACTCTTCTTGAATTCTACAGCAGGAGCAAGCGGTGGTGCTTACG aACACAGATATGTAGAACTCTTCTTGAATTCTACAGCAGGAGCAAGCGGTGGTGCTTATGGTAGCCAAATGATGGGAGGCATGGGCTTGT CAAACCAGTCCAGTTATGGTGGCCCAGCCAGTCAGCAGCTGAGTGGTGGTTATGGAGGCGGCTATGGCGGCCAGAGCAGCATGAGTGGATATG GCAGCCAAGGAGCAGTGAGCAGCAGCTACTACAGTAGTGGAAGCCGTGCATCTATGGGAGTGAACGGAATGGGAGGGATGTCTAGCATGTCCAGTATGAGTGGTGGATGGGGAATGTAA